In a single window of the Pyrococcus sp. NA2 genome:
- a CDS encoding bis-aminopropyl spermidine synthase family protein, whose protein sequence is MKEIVERVKAKTKIPVYERSVENVLSAILASNDIWRIVDLSEEPLPLVVSILEALHELGYVEFGEGVKLTEKGESLVAEYGIGKRYDYTCPHCQGKTVDLQAFADLLEQFREIVKGRPEPVHEFDQGYVTPETTVARVILMHTRGDIENKEIFVLGDDDLTSVALMLSGLPKRIAVLDIDERLIKFIEKVADEIGYSDIEIFTFDLRKPLPEYALHKFDTFITDPPETIKAIRAFVGRGIATLKGPRCAGYFGITRRESSLNKWREIQRLLINEFNVVITDIIRNFNEYVNWGYVQETRAWRLIPIKKLPEYNWYKSYMFRIETLDGSRGYEEEITDEDIYNDEEASTT, encoded by the coding sequence ATGAAAGAGATCGTGGAGAGGGTTAAGGCTAAGACAAAGATACCGGTGTATGAGAGAAGCGTAGAGAATGTTCTTTCAGCAATCTTAGCAAGTAATGACATATGGAGAATTGTCGATTTAAGTGAAGAGCCACTTCCACTTGTGGTTTCAATACTTGAAGCTCTTCATGAGCTTGGATATGTTGAGTTTGGAGAAGGAGTCAAGTTGACAGAAAAAGGAGAGAGTTTAGTTGCCGAATATGGAATTGGAAAAAGATATGACTATACATGCCCCCACTGTCAGGGCAAAACTGTAGATTTGCAAGCCTTTGCAGATTTACTTGAGCAGTTCAGAGAGATAGTTAAGGGAAGGCCAGAACCAGTTCATGAGTTCGATCAGGGATATGTAACCCCAGAGACAACCGTCGCTAGAGTAATACTTATGCATACCAGAGGAGACATAGAGAACAAGGAGATATTCGTTCTTGGTGACGATGACCTCACGAGCGTAGCCCTAATGCTCTCAGGCCTTCCAAAGAGGATAGCCGTTCTCGACATAGATGAGAGGTTGATAAAGTTCATAGAGAAGGTTGCCGATGAAATCGGGTACAGTGACATAGAAATATTCACGTTCGATCTAAGAAAACCACTCCCAGAGTATGCCCTTCACAAGTTTGACACATTCATTACCGATCCACCCGAAACGATAAAAGCAATAAGGGCCTTCGTTGGAAGGGGAATAGCCACCTTAAAGGGCCCAAGATGTGCCGGATACTTTGGAATAACTAGAAGAGAGAGTTCATTAAACAAGTGGAGGGAGATACAGAGGTTACTGATAAACGAGTTCAACGTCGTGATAACCGACATAATAAGAAACTTCAATGAGTACGTTAACTGGGGCTATGTCCAGGAAACAAGGGCATGGAGATTAATTCCAATCAAGAAGTTGCCTGAGTACAACTGGTACAAGAGTTACATGTTCAGAATTGAAACCCTTGACGGTTCAAGAGGTTATGAGGAGGAGATAACTGACGAGGACATCTAC